From the genome of uncultured Bacteroides sp.:
TCATTATTAATGGCAAATAAATGTGATTATTCTTCAGCTTATTATAATGTTTATAGACTATTAAATTCCTATGAATATTTTAGTAATTGTAAGGTTGTAAATAATCGTCTGGTACATGAAAAGAACCCATTTTCTTTTGATAAAATAACGAGGCGGTTTATGATTGATAATCTGAAAAAAAGTGCTGCTTTAGGTGATATGCAAGCTAATAGTTGTCTTGGCGAATTATATCTGAAAGGGAAATATCTTCCTAAAGATACTATTCTAGGTAGGATGCTGATTAAAAAATCAGGTTATTAATAAAGAATATTTAGATAAAACTGTTCCATAAATTAAACCTACCTTTCACTAAATTCCTTAATATACCCAAATCGGTTTGATGAGACGAAAAGGATAGCATTGTTTCTCTGTATTTCATGTTGAGGTATACGAAAAGCAGCAATTGTTGTTTTAGTGGCGGAATAGAATAGATAACAGCTACTTGTCTCTCTTTGCATAGAATTAAGAAAGACAAGTAGCTGTTTAATAGTATACTTTGCATAAGCTTATATAATTATTTCAATTTATACGATTATAATTTGTTACTAATGGAGATAAACCTTCACCGATAAATGTTCTTATAATCTTATTCGGATTTGTCAAATCAAGCAGAACACGAACAGAACAATTCTCTGGTGTATTGTTTACATCCTTGAACTTAATAATTTCTACAGTATTTTTTGAAGTAAACCACATTATAACACTGTAAGGATCTTTCATCTTAGATATTTTAGACCCTATAAACTTGTGAGTATCCCTATCATAAATAAAGAAAGTTCTTCCCTCTGAAACAACTTTTCCTTTTGTAATATCCTTATAGTTAATTTCCAGACTGTTATCTGTTATCTTGTTATTCCAGATTTCAAAAGTATCTTTGCCAAGTTCGCCTTTCCAACTACCACTGAATAGCTTCAAAAGTTCCCGTTGATTCATTTCTGTTAATGGCGGATCATTTTGTTCATTTCTGTCAATACGCTGAACATTAAATGTATCTACTACTTTCTTGTCTACCGTAACAATCTGCTTCAATGAATTTGGTGATAGATATTCAAATCTCATACTAAAATTGGCACTTGAAGGATTAGTGATATTGTTTACTGGTACAGATTCTAATACATCAGGAGAGGTGAACCACCAGACATAAGCATCGGTATATCCTTTATTAAAGACTCTTGTCCAAATATATTTGTCACTATTCTTATCATAGACAATTACCGATTTGGATTTCCAAAATCGTTTTCCATTCGACTCGTA
Proteins encoded in this window:
- a CDS encoding nuclear transport factor 2 family protein encodes the protein MKPKEIIRNLFLIWALITSTSFCYASTNGSVSGKEFDKIKTEVKDVVNTLITGCEQANFDIAAAVFDNSPDFRYILNGNIFGYDDMLKGVNSMFKTMIDQKYTFLDEKYTILDKWTVLYTAKAQCTMNFKDGHSTVSDPEAMFMLFKKAGDKWKIIYAVESTVDKIIEKKNAENLNQIELFKQRITGVWKCETGKDTIFTWDCKDNGNAFEADSWYESNGKRFWKSKSVIVYDKNSDKYIWTRVFNKGYTDAYVWWFTSPDVLESVPVNNITNPSSANFSMRFEYLSPNSLKQIVTVDKKVVDTFNVQRIDRNEQNDPPLTEMNQRELLKLFSGSWKGELGKDTFEIWNNKITDNSLEINYKDITKGKVVSEGRTFFIYDRDTHKFIGSKISKMKDPYSVIMWFTSKNTVEIIKFKDVNNTPENCSVRVLLDLTNPNKIIRTFIGEGLSPLVTNYNRIN